A window from Rhizosphaericola mali encodes these proteins:
- a CDS encoding tyrosine-protein phosphatase: MFSFFKPKKVKADLSFIGVDMHSHLLPNLDDGLQDINDTVRFIEQLQELGYEKLICTPHTLAEVHPNTPWTILPRLQDVRNELKSKGINFPIDAASEYMTDMSLEERIRNNYPLLTFGKDKKYILIEMSYLAESSNIENVIFELQAKGFQPILAHPERYNFYHGNFEKYQRMKDLGCLMQSNLLSFLGYYGKPVQMTVEKLAKAKLIDLLGTDMHHERHLKALQELAQRPSFYKMIEPLTIQNRALFWDEGKECISSVVPDLALENN, translated from the coding sequence ATGTTTTCATTTTTTAAGCCTAAAAAAGTAAAAGCAGACCTATCTTTTATCGGAGTGGATATGCACTCTCACTTATTGCCAAATCTTGACGATGGCTTACAAGATATCAATGACACAGTGAGATTTATAGAACAGTTACAAGAATTGGGATATGAAAAATTGATTTGTACGCCACATACGCTTGCTGAAGTTCATCCAAATACACCTTGGACCATTTTACCAAGATTACAAGACGTGCGCAATGAATTGAAATCCAAAGGGATCAATTTTCCGATTGATGCGGCCTCAGAATATATGACCGATATGTCACTTGAAGAAAGAATTCGGAATAATTATCCGCTATTGACTTTCGGAAAGGACAAGAAATATATTTTGATTGAAATGTCTTATTTGGCAGAATCTTCCAATATAGAAAATGTCATATTTGAATTGCAAGCCAAAGGATTTCAACCCATCTTGGCGCATCCAGAGCGATACAATTTCTATCATGGAAATTTTGAAAAATACCAAAGAATGAAGGATTTAGGTTGTTTGATGCAAAGCAATCTTCTCTCCTTTTTGGGATATTATGGCAAACCAGTACAAATGACCGTAGAAAAATTAGCAAAAGCTAAATTAATCGATCTTTTGGGTACAGATATGCACCATGAAAGACATCTAAAAGCACTACAAGAATTGGCGCAAAGACCTAGTTTTTACAAAATGATAGAACCACTTACCATTCAAAATCGTGCTTTATT
- a CDS encoding DUF6600 domain-containing protein, protein MKKIFNNKIGFAALLIGSVIALDSCSVYSQSPQYGDYDGTYIDGANNTQGYADDGYYDDANNPEVNFNTFQSALSPYGTWMNYGNYGQVWVCNVPGFQPYSSAGSWVNTNYGWSWNSTYSWGWAPFHYGRWGFASNIGWYWVPGYQWGPAWVNWGNSGSYYGWAPMAPGYNVGVSLTIGSIPSNYWTFMPARYMGYQNINNYYVNNSRNVTFIRNTTIINNYSNVRNTRFNSGPRNQDVSRFTGRSVRTFNVVGTRNQNNNGRVSNGQFNVYRPGRDFSNNSNNNRGNNSSAEIGRNNPEFNRGNNNSNNNNSRGFNRGNSNTNNSNNNSNNGSFNSSNGNNSNNNNSNNNVNNRGGFNRGDNNSTPSGNNNPNNNNTNNGGSFNRGNNNNNTPAVNNTPPTNTNNSNNAAPNRTFNRPNNNNSNSNSNVPANNNSRNRSFGNWNGNRSTNSAPAAQSQPRTQPMQQQRSQPVQQQRSVNPPVQRSAPARTFSTPSNNSRPQRAATNNNQNNSRNRR, encoded by the coding sequence ATGAAAAAGATATTCAATAATAAAATAGGTTTTGCTGCTTTACTCATCGGAAGTGTAATTGCATTAGATAGTTGTTCTGTTTATTCTCAAAGTCCACAATATGGTGATTATGATGGTACTTATATCGATGGTGCCAATAATACACAAGGATACGCCGATGATGGATATTATGATGATGCCAATAATCCTGAGGTTAATTTCAATACATTTCAAAGCGCGTTGTCTCCTTATGGCACTTGGATGAATTATGGCAATTATGGTCAGGTGTGGGTATGTAATGTACCTGGATTTCAACCATATTCCTCAGCAGGTTCTTGGGTAAATACCAATTATGGGTGGAGTTGGAATAGTACCTATTCTTGGGGTTGGGCACCATTTCACTACGGTCGCTGGGGATTTGCATCTAATATCGGTTGGTACTGGGTGCCAGGTTACCAATGGGGGCCAGCTTGGGTAAATTGGGGTAATTCGGGAAGTTATTATGGTTGGGCTCCTATGGCTCCTGGTTATAATGTTGGCGTAAGTCTTACTATTGGTTCTATTCCTTCCAATTACTGGACATTCATGCCTGCTCGTTACATGGGTTATCAAAATATCAATAATTATTATGTCAATAATAGCCGTAATGTGACATTTATCAGAAATACGACCATCATTAACAATTATAGCAACGTCAGAAATACGCGTTTTAATTCTGGTCCTAGAAATCAAGATGTAAGCCGTTTTACTGGTCGTTCAGTGCGAACTTTCAATGTCGTAGGTACACGTAATCAAAATAATAATGGACGAGTATCAAATGGTCAATTTAACGTGTATCGTCCAGGAAGGGATTTTTCAAATAATTCCAATAATAATCGTGGAAATAATTCCAGTGCAGAAATAGGAAGAAATAATCCTGAATTTAACCGTGGAAATAACAATTCGAATAATAACAATAGTAGAGGTTTCAACAGAGGAAATTCAAATACGAATAATTCCAATAATAATTCGAATAATGGAAGTTTTAATAGTAGCAATGGAAACAATTCAAATAACAATAATTCGAATAATAATGTAAATAATCGTGGTGGTTTTAATAGGGGAGATAATAACTCAACTCCATCTGGAAATAATAACCCAAACAATAATAATACGAATAATGGAGGTAGTTTTAATCGAGGAAATAATAACAACAATACTCCTGCCGTGAATAATACACCGCCAACAAATACCAATAATTCGAATAATGCTGCACCGAATAGAACATTTAATCGTCCAAATAATAACAATTCAAATAGCAATAGTAATGTTCCCGCAAATAACAATTCAAGGAATCGCTCTTTTGGAAATTGGAATGGAAATAGATCGACCAATAGCGCGCCTGCCGCACAATCACAACCTCGTACACAACCAATGCAACAACAACGTTCTCAGCCTGTACAACAACAGAGAAGTGTAAACCCTCCAGTGCAAAGATCTGCACCGGCAAGGACTTTTTCTACTCCATCAAATAATTCAAGACCACAAAGAGCCGCAACGAATAATAATCAAAATAATTCGAGAAACAGAAGATAA
- a CDS encoding amino acid permease, with protein sequence MALFSKKSIEGLLAESADTQGMKKTLSAGALVALGIGAIIGAGLFSITGMAAANYAGPAIMISFVVAAIGCTFAGLCYAEFSSMIPVAGSAYTYSYATMGEFIAWIIGWDLVLEYAVGAATVASSWSGYLSKFFESFGVSLPESLMKTPFDGGIINLPAIFIVTIMSLVLMRGTGESAKLNNIIVVLKVAIVLIFIAIGIKYVRPENLHPFIPKNEGPGKFGWSGILRAAGVVFFAYVGFDAVSTAAQETKNPKKAMPIGILGSLVACTILYILFAYVMTGVAPYKLFGEAGNELAPVATAINHMGTPGADGVIVPAYPWLNRVIIIAILLGYSSVILVMLLGQSRVFYSMSKDGLLPSVFSKLHPKFKTPTRSNFFFLLFVSLFAAFIPGRIVGEMTSIGTLFAFILVCAGIIVLRKTNPNAPKAFQTPMVPLVPILGIVVCFAMMALLPLDTWIRLVIWMMIGFDVYLVRGIRKSHLAVNDTAADRKKALRITSIVGLFVSLGLLGLAIAHHVTNDDADGDKGIMILSGVVLVFHLIFYSINLLKANKEA encoded by the coding sequence ATGGCTTTATTTTCTAAGAAATCTATAGAAGGCTTATTGGCAGAGTCCGCCGACACGCAAGGGATGAAGAAAACCTTAAGTGCAGGTGCTCTTGTTGCTTTGGGAATTGGGGCGATCATTGGAGCTGGATTGTTTTCTATTACGGGTATGGCTGCAGCAAATTATGCAGGCCCTGCCATCATGATATCATTTGTTGTAGCTGCGATTGGTTGTACATTTGCGGGTCTTTGTTACGCAGAATTTTCTTCTATGATTCCTGTTGCGGGTAGCGCATACACGTATAGTTATGCTACCATGGGAGAATTTATTGCATGGATTATCGGTTGGGATTTAGTATTGGAATATGCAGTTGGAGCAGCAACCGTTGCGTCAAGCTGGTCAGGATATTTGAGTAAGTTTTTCGAGTCATTTGGCGTATCACTGCCAGAATCCTTAATGAAAACGCCTTTTGATGGAGGCATCATTAATTTACCAGCAATTTTCATCGTGACAATCATGTCACTTGTATTGATGAGAGGAACGGGAGAATCTGCAAAGTTGAACAATATCATCGTCGTTTTAAAAGTTGCCATTGTATTGATTTTCATTGCTATAGGTATTAAATATGTACGTCCCGAAAATTTACATCCATTCATACCCAAAAATGAAGGTCCTGGTAAATTTGGTTGGTCTGGGATCTTACGCGCAGCAGGTGTAGTATTCTTTGCTTACGTAGGTTTTGATGCCGTATCAACGGCCGCGCAAGAGACTAAAAATCCGAAAAAAGCGATGCCAATTGGCATCCTTGGTTCTTTGGTTGCATGTACGATATTGTACATATTATTTGCGTATGTCATGACAGGTGTCGCTCCATATAAACTATTCGGAGAAGCTGGTAATGAATTGGCGCCTGTAGCTACGGCCATTAATCACATGGGGACTCCAGGAGCTGATGGCGTGATTGTACCTGCATATCCTTGGCTAAATAGAGTAATTATTATTGCTATTTTGTTAGGTTATTCTTCTGTCATATTGGTAATGCTTTTAGGACAAAGTCGTGTATTCTACTCTATGAGTAAAGATGGACTTTTACCTTCTGTATTTTCCAAATTACATCCAAAATTCAAAACACCAACGCGTTCTAACTTTTTCTTTTTATTGTTTGTAAGCTTATTTGCAGCTTTCATCCCTGGAAGAATTGTTGGTGAAATGACAAGTATCGGAACTTTATTTGCCTTTATTTTAGTTTGTGCAGGCATTATTGTCTTAAGAAAGACGAATCCTAACGCACCTAAGGCATTTCAAACTCCGATGGTTCCATTAGTTCCGATTTTAGGTATTGTGGTATGTTTTGCAATGATGGCATTATTACCATTAGATACATGGATTCGCTTAGTTATTTGGATGATGATTGGTTTTGATGTATATCTTGTAAGAGGTATAAGAAAAAGCCATTTAGCTGTGAACGACACTGCAGCTGATCGTAAAAAAGCGTTGAGAATAACGAGTATTGTTGGTTTATTTGTTTCCCTAGGATTATTAGGGTTAGCTATTGCGCATCATGTAACCAACGACGATGCAGACGGAGATAAAGGAATAATGATTTTATCAGGTGTAGTTTTAGTTTTCCATTTGATTTTCTATTCCATAAATTTATTAAAAGCAAATAAGGAAGCTTAA
- the ychF gene encoding redox-regulated ATPase YchF, translated as MALQAGIVGLPNVGKSTLFNALSSAKAQAANFPFCTIEPNVGVITVPDERLIALEDLVHPQKVIPTTVEIVDIAGLVKGASKGEGLGNQFLGNIRNTDAIIHVLRCFDDDNVIHVDGVVNPVSDKEVIDTELQLKDLDSVDKKLAKSEKAAKSSGDKEAIRGVEILKAMKAHLESGKNARSFEVSVEDKQKHLNDLALLTIKPVIYVCNVDEKSVVSGNKHTEAVKENVKDEKAEILFVSAQIESEIAVMDSFEDRQVFLEDLGLTQSGVARLIQATYNLLHLSTYFTVGEKEVRAWTITKGFLAPQAAGVIHTDFEKGFIRAEVIKYEDFIKYKSEAACKENGKLNVEGKEYVVQDGDIMNFRFNV; from the coding sequence ATGGCTTTACAAGCTGGTATTGTCGGATTGCCCAACGTAGGCAAATCCACGTTATTTAATGCATTAAGTAGTGCAAAAGCGCAAGCTGCCAATTTTCCATTCTGTACAATTGAGCCCAATGTCGGAGTAATCACCGTACCTGATGAGCGTCTAATTGCTTTGGAAGATTTGGTGCATCCACAAAAAGTTATTCCTACAACGGTAGAGATCGTAGATATTGCTGGTCTTGTAAAAGGTGCAAGCAAAGGTGAAGGTTTGGGTAATCAATTTTTGGGAAATATCAGAAATACTGATGCGATCATTCACGTATTGCGTTGTTTTGATGATGATAATGTCATTCACGTAGATGGCGTTGTAAATCCTGTTTCGGATAAAGAAGTTATCGATACCGAATTACAATTGAAAGATTTGGATTCGGTTGATAAAAAATTAGCCAAATCTGAAAAAGCAGCGAAATCAAGCGGCGATAAAGAAGCGATCAGAGGCGTAGAAATTCTAAAAGCAATGAAAGCGCATTTGGAATCTGGTAAAAATGCACGTTCGTTTGAAGTTTCTGTTGAAGACAAACAAAAACATTTGAATGACTTGGCACTTTTAACGATCAAACCAGTTATCTACGTTTGTAATGTAGACGAGAAATCTGTCGTTTCTGGTAATAAACATACGGAAGCAGTTAAAGAAAATGTCAAAGATGAAAAAGCGGAGATCTTATTTGTAAGCGCACAGATCGAAAGTGAAATTGCAGTTATGGATAGCTTCGAAGATCGTCAAGTTTTCTTGGAAGATTTGGGATTGACACAGAGTGGTGTTGCAAGATTGATACAAGCAACTTACAATTTGTTGCATTTGAGTACTTATTTTACCGTAGGTGAAAAAGAAGTACGTGCTTGGACCATTACCAAAGGATTTTTAGCTCCACAAGCTGCCGGCGTGATCCATACAGATTTTGAAAAAGGCTTTATCAGGGCGGAAGTCATTAAGTATGAAGACTTTATCAAATATAAATCCGAAGCTGCCTGTAAGGAAAATGGAAAACTAAATGTGGAAGGAAAAGAATACGTCGTACAAGACGGCGATATTATGAATTTTAGATTCAACGTATAA
- a CDS encoding LTA synthase family protein yields the protein MKNRKVSFLVQWLLLVDISILILMTLLRVIFVNVFSAPSTFANYPKFSTFFLGARFDCRDIAIISTLVFLLALFTPLNPFKKALGRKISFTIWILAAILFSLFYIVDFANYSYLQERLNADLLTLMENSKDAAGMVWQTYPVIWLLILWIVGVVLIYGIAKFWFKKVAKGIDFPVAKKNRIISGIAFFLVIAFFIFGRLGQYPLRWSDAFTFGNDYAAKVSLNPFQSFFSSLKYRKEHLNIADVRKAYPAMVNYLNIEHPDSNSLNYTRVANADTANKPNVVVVICESFSFYKSSMSGNKLDPTPYFNQMCKNGILFDRCFTPSYGTARGVWAVFTGIPDVDLQNTSSRNPKAVNQHSIMNDFKGYDKMYFIGGSLSWANIRGVLTNNVSDLHTFEQDDYDAPKIDVWGVSDKNVFLKANQVFAQQKKPFMAIIQTSDNHRPYTIPDEDKNTFKVKNASDKELHENGFDNNPEYNAFRYTDFCYETFIEAAKKEPYFKNTIFVFVGDHGIRGDANTMYPNAWTEELTSEHVPLLFYSPGHIQPQVIHHIASQVDLLPTAAGLAKINYTNTTLGHDLLSPYWMENSDKYGALIYDYVSKSIGVVKDSVYYSFGIQGDLPEKAVSIENNQPINLDANKKAYYHNLTNSLYTTSSYMLTHNKVK from the coding sequence ATGAAAAATAGAAAAGTTTCCTTTCTCGTACAATGGCTTTTATTGGTAGATATTAGCATATTGATATTGATGACATTATTACGCGTCATCTTTGTCAATGTATTTTCAGCTCCATCAACATTTGCCAATTATCCCAAATTTTCGACTTTTTTTCTTGGGGCTAGATTTGATTGCCGGGATATTGCAATTATAAGTACGTTGGTATTTTTATTGGCATTATTCACGCCTTTAAATCCATTTAAAAAAGCATTGGGAAGGAAGATTTCCTTTACTATTTGGATATTGGCGGCAATCCTATTTTCACTTTTCTATATTGTAGATTTTGCCAATTATTCTTATTTGCAAGAGCGATTAAATGCTGATTTGTTGACTTTGATGGAAAATTCCAAGGATGCCGCTGGCATGGTTTGGCAAACCTATCCAGTGATTTGGTTATTGATTCTTTGGATTGTCGGCGTGGTTTTGATATATGGAATTGCGAAATTTTGGTTCAAAAAAGTAGCGAAAGGAATTGATTTTCCTGTTGCTAAGAAAAATAGAATTATTAGCGGTATCGCTTTTTTCCTAGTGATAGCTTTTTTCATATTTGGTCGATTGGGACAATATCCTTTGCGTTGGAGTGATGCATTTACTTTTGGAAATGATTACGCAGCCAAAGTCTCTTTGAATCCTTTTCAATCCTTTTTTAGTTCGTTGAAATATCGCAAAGAACATTTGAATATTGCAGATGTGCGTAAAGCCTATCCTGCGATGGTGAATTATTTGAATATTGAGCATCCGGACTCTAACAGCTTAAATTATACAAGAGTTGCCAATGCGGATACGGCGAACAAGCCCAATGTTGTTGTTGTTATTTGCGAATCTTTTTCTTTTTACAAAAGTTCTATGTCTGGTAACAAATTAGATCCAACGCCATATTTTAATCAGATGTGCAAAAACGGTATTTTATTCGATCGTTGTTTCACGCCTTCTTATGGTACAGCACGAGGAGTGTGGGCTGTGTTTACAGGCATTCCTGATGTAGATTTGCAAAATACTTCTAGCCGCAATCCAAAGGCGGTGAACCAGCATTCGATCATGAATGATTTTAAAGGTTATGATAAAATGTATTTCATCGGAGGTAGTTTGAGTTGGGCAAATATTCGTGGTGTACTTACTAACAATGTGAGCGATCTGCATACATTCGAACAAGATGATTATGATGCACCAAAGATTGATGTTTGGGGCGTTTCGGATAAAAATGTTTTCCTAAAAGCCAATCAAGTTTTTGCACAACAGAAAAAGCCTTTTATGGCAATTATCCAAACTTCTGATAACCATCGTCCTTATACAATTCCGGATGAGGATAAAAATACTTTTAAAGTAAAAAATGCTTCGGATAAAGAATTGCATGAAAATGGATTTGACAATAATCCTGAGTATAATGCATTCAGATACACAGATTTTTGTTACGAAACGTTTATCGAAGCGGCGAAAAAAGAGCCTTATTTTAAAAATACAATTTTCGTATTTGTAGGTGATCATGGTATTCGTGGTGATGCCAACACGATGTATCCAAATGCTTGGACGGAAGAATTAACTTCTGAACATGTGCCTTTGTTATTCTATTCTCCAGGGCATATCCAACCACAAGTCATTCATCATATAGCATCTCAAGTAGATTTATTGCCAACAGCAGCGGGTTTGGCTAAAATCAATTATACTAATACAACACTTGGTCACGATTTACTGAGTCCTTATTGGATGGAAAATTCGGATAAATATGGCGCATTGATTTACGATTATGTTTCCAAATCAATTGGTGTTGTCAAGGATTCCGTCTATTATAGTTTTGGGATACAAGGTGATTTACCTGAAAAAGCAGTTTCAATTGAAAATAACCAACCAATCAATTTAGACGCAAATAAAAAAGCATATTATCATAATTTGACTAATTCGTTATACACTACTTCTTCCTATATGTTGACGCACAATAAAGTGAAGTAG
- a CDS encoding YpdA family putative bacillithiol disulfide reductase — MVNKDLIIIGAGPIGLSCGIEAKKAGLDYTIIDKGALTNSIFNYPIFMRFFSTAERLGIGDLPFMCIAPKPGRQEALEYYRNVVEFFQLKVQLFEEIFSVQKEADGTFTVTSAKATYKAKYIVIATGFYDIPMYLNVPGEDLPKVRHYYKEPHEYAFQKVIVVGASNSSVDAALETWHKGAEVTIVVRGEEIGQRVKYWVKPDMENRIKEGSIKALFHSNIKAIRENEVDIETPDGVITMENDFVLALTGYRPNFDFLEKIGIQLEGATLHPSHDETTMETNVANMYLAGVVCGGLETHLWFIENSKDHAGRIMQSILTKENKA, encoded by the coding sequence ATGGTAAATAAAGATTTGATTATCATCGGTGCAGGTCCGATTGGATTGAGTTGTGGTATTGAAGCAAAAAAAGCAGGTTTAGATTATACAATTATAGACAAAGGAGCCCTTACCAATAGTATTTTTAATTACCCAATATTCATGCGATTTTTCTCTACGGCGGAGCGTTTGGGTATTGGCGATTTACCATTTATGTGCATTGCGCCCAAGCCAGGACGCCAAGAAGCATTGGAATATTACCGCAATGTTGTAGAATTTTTCCAATTAAAAGTGCAATTATTCGAAGAGATTTTTTCCGTACAAAAAGAGGCTGATGGTACATTTACTGTAACAAGTGCCAAAGCAACCTATAAAGCGAAATATATAGTAATTGCTACTGGATTTTACGATATTCCTATGTATCTAAATGTTCCAGGAGAAGATTTACCCAAAGTCCGCCATTATTATAAAGAACCACACGAATATGCTTTTCAAAAAGTGATCGTTGTCGGTGCAAGTAATTCATCCGTAGATGCCGCATTGGAAACATGGCACAAAGGCGCTGAAGTTACCATCGTTGTGCGCGGTGAGGAAATCGGTCAACGTGTAAAATATTGGGTAAAACCTGATATGGAAAATCGTATCAAAGAAGGAAGTATTAAAGCTTTATTTCATTCCAATATCAAAGCGATTCGGGAAAATGAAGTGGATATAGAGACGCCTGATGGAGTGATAACTATGGAAAATGATTTTGTATTGGCGTTGACTGGTTATCGTCCCAATTTTGATTTTTTGGAAAAAATAGGCATTCAATTAGAAGGTGCGACTTTACATCCTAGTCATGATGAAACGACGATGGAAACCAATGTTGCAAATATGTATTTGGCTGGTGTCGTTTGTGGTGGATTAGAAACGCATCTTTGGTTTATTGAAAATTCCAAAGATCATGCGGGTCGTATCATGCAATCCATTTTAACTAAGGAAAATAAAGCGTAA